The Chrysemys picta bellii isolate R12L10 chromosome 5, ASM1138683v2, whole genome shotgun sequence DNA segment CCAGTGCTTAGCTAtacaaattaacataaggcaatttgcttgttcctccaccattcagaTTGTTATacatttctaaggcctggtctacactaggcgtttatgtcgaagttagcgccgttacatcgaattaaccctgcacccgtccacactgcgatgctatttagttcgacatagaggtctctttaattcgacttctgtactcctccccgacgaggggagtagcgctaaattcgacatggccatgtcgaattaggctaggtgtggatggaaatcgacgctaatagctccgggagctatcccacagtgcaccactctgttgacgctctggacagcagtgcaagctcggatgctctgaccagccacacaggaaaagccccgggaaaatttgaatttgaattccttttcctgtctggccagtttgaatctcatttcctgtctggacatcgtggcaagcacagcagcactggcaacgatgcagagctctccagcagtgatggccgtgcagtctgtgaatagaaagagggccccagcatggactgatcgggaagtcttggatctcatcgctgtgtggggcgatgagtctgtgctttccgagctgcgatccaaaagacggaatgcaaagatctacgagaagatctctaaagacatgtcagagagaggatacagccgggatgcaacgcagtgccgcgtgaaaatcaaggagctgagacaaggctatcagaagaccaaagaggcaaacggacgctccggatcccatccccagacatcccgtttctacgaggcactgcattccatcctcggtgcggccgccaccactaccccaccagtgaccgtggactctgaggatgggatagtgtccacagccggttcctcggacatgttaggggacggggaagatgaggaaggagatgaggagggcgaggcagtcggcagcgctcacaacgatgatttccccgacagccaggatctcttcatcacccttacagagatcccctatgaagcgtccccagccgttaccccggacacagaatctggggaaggatcagccagtaagtgttgtaaacatctaaacatttatttttaacagaacagtaatattaacaattaaaagaatgggttgttcatgattactgtgccctaggcgcttaacggtttagtcatgggcagtgcaagtttttaaaaaaaaatctagcaatgtctggttttccgtgattgtcctgcacaagccgctctactgtttattccctgctactgcagctagagtaaaatgcggtctatatgtccggggatagagcagtaatcctcctgggacatctcgaggaagctctcctggaggtaattggaaagccgttgcatgaggttcctggggagagcggccttattgggtcctccgaagtacgacacgttgccgcgccacgagactatcaagtactcgggaatcattgctctgcacagcagggcggcatacggccctggtctttggaggctttcccggagcattctctctctctcgctctcagagatcctcatcagggtgatgtcgcccatggtgacctgctttgaattaggtaggggaatgttagtgttgggactgcttgcctgttcctttacagaactgtaactgctggtttgcagccaggcggtggaggcgggagaggggcagccgaaagggatcgttcccggggacagccgcgagggggtgggacaggggcagagtccccgcttgccggattgctggcagcagggactgacattgctttaaatgtgacatgaggccagtggtaatataaaagttttaaagtgccacaagtctacggcttaccatgtctgcctgcaacagaaattccgttgtgctgccccgcttctcaaatgtgctgtgcaagaccccaggcactgaatgcgaaggccgagaattcgaccttgtgctgagtgcgcatgtgataggtgctgtgcatggtcttgttcacagagaaagactatgttctttgttcacaactacatttatctttctgaggaattcactccctttttcccatttccacagccccatctgcgactgtctcacaacctagcctggcatcacactcccagaggctagcgcggattaggcgtaggaagaagaggacacgggaggacatgttctctgagcttatggcctgttcccaagcccaggcagcacagcagacccagtggcgggagaacttgacccgaatgcaccaagcaaacatggatcgggaggagaggtggcggcaggaagaccagcaggcgactcaaacgctgcttggactactgagggagcaaacagacacgctccggcgccttgtggatgttctgcaggaacggaggcaggaggacagagccctgctgcagtccatctctaaccgccctcccccgccaccaagtcccatacccacctcacccaaagtgcaaagaaggagaggcggccgagtccctgctaactctcactccacccctgcagagagctctagtagcagaaggctctcattccccaaaatttgacaagttctttccttcccgcctgacacaagccccccgtccaagtttcacctcccagttccatgtgtagttcataataaaaaatacgtttctgttaactactgtttcaatcatgttcttttggtggaggaggggaaagggggttggtaattggacaggacagtcacctttggcagggtacataggcgggggcaggcacagcagcagggcacatacacagtacagtgatgcagtgactagttaccctggttagtctgggaggttgttttcatgttatgtggtggggggtgggttgctctgtgactttgtggcgggggagggcagttacagatcttaagcggcggtccttatgcaggatcacagagccacacagcaggggatctgtaaccgtcctccccctgccacaaagtcacatagaccccccatacacacagtcccgatcaggaggggtgacaggctccgttgaaacaaccatcccaccgcagcggagcctgtcaatccttgagtttagaagctgcattcgcgtcactacactacacccgctccccaccacagtctatgtcccagttttaaaaaattcccacgaaaacagtattaaagaaaacggtgtgcattaacaaagtagaactatttttatttcgaaacgtgtgttggaagggggatgaagggggtatgtaactggataggatagtcaacattaactgggtaaagaaacgggggcaggttcagcttctctgtacacaaactttaaagtcacaggttaccctgctcactcaggaactttgctttcaaagcctcccggatgcacagcgcttcccgctggtctcttctaatcgcccggctgtctggctgggcgtaatcagcagccaggctatttgcctcaacctcccaccccgccataaaggtctcccccttgctctcacagagattgtggagcacacagcaagctgctataacaatggggatattgatttcgctgagatcacagcgagtcagtaagcttctccatctccccttgagacggccaaaagcacactccaccaccattctgcacttgctcagccggtagttgaagagttctttttcactgtccagggcgccagtatagggcttcatgagccagggcattagcgggtaggctgggtccccgaggatgactataggcatctccacatccccaacagttattttgtggtccaggaagtgaataccttgttgcagccgtctaaacagaccagagttcctgaaaacacgagcgtcatgaaccttgcccggccatccgacgtagatgttcgtaaaacgtcccctgtggtccaccagtgcttgcagcaccatggaaaagtagccctttcggttaatgtactgggtggcctggtggtccggtgccaggatagggatgtgagttccatctatggccccaccgcagtttgggaatcccatcgctgcgaagccatctatgatcgcctccacgtttcccagggtcactacctttggaagcagtacatcaacgattgccttggctacttgcatcacaacaacccccacggtagatttgcccaccccaaactggttcgcgactgaccggtagctgtctggcgttgcaagcttccagagggctatggccactcgcttctgtacactcagtgcagctcgcaagcgggtgtcactgcgcttcagggcaggggacagcaactcacaaagttccaggaaagttcccttccgcatgcgaaagtttcgcagccactgggattcatcccagacctgcagcactatgcggtcccaccactcagtgcttgtttcccgtgcccagaatcgccgttccacggcatcaacatgacccattgccaccgtgatgtcctcggcgctgggtcccctgctttctgagaggtctgtgctactctcagacttcaggacatcactgcggtgccgtagcctcctcgcctgacttttctgcatctgcctcagggaaacctgtatgataagctgcgaggcgttgagagcggccacaactgcagcgatggtcgcagcatgctccatgctcgcagtgctgtggcgtccgcgctgtcactgactggaaaagtgcgcgaactgatttcccgccggcgctttc contains these protein-coding regions:
- the LOC135983620 gene encoding uncharacterized protein LOC135983620 translates to MQSSPAVMAVQSVNRKRAPAWTDREVLDLIAVWGDESVLSELRSKRRNAKIYEKISKDMSERGYSRDATQCRVKIKELRQGYQKTKEANGRSGSHPQTSRFYEALHSILGAAATTTPPVTVDSEDGIVSTAGSSDMLGDGEDEEGDEEGEAVGSAHNDDFPDSQDLFITLTEIPYEASPAVTPDTESGEGSATPSATVSQPSLASHSQRLARIRRRKKRTREDMFSELMACSQAQAAQQTQWRENLTRMHQANMDREERWRQEDQQATQTLLGLLREQTDTLRRLVDVLQERRQEDRALLQSISNRPPPPPSPIPTSPKVQRRRGGRVPANSHSTPAESSSSRRLSFPKI